CTGACGCTCAACGACCGCGTGCTGAGCAACAGCCGACTGCTGGGCGGCTACCTGGCGACCCGGGCGGGCCAACCCAGCGCCGTTTTATTGCGCAGCCAGACCATCGGCTATGTGGGCAGCATCGACTTGCTGATCGCCATCGACGCAGATGGCAAGCTGGTCGGGGTCAAAACCCTCCGGCAAACCGAGACACCGGGGCTCGGAGCTCGCATCGCCGAGTGGCCCAATGCCTGGTTGATGAGCTTTGCCGGCAAATCCCGCAACGAACCCGCCGACTGGGCGCTGAAACAGGATCAGGGCTCGTTCGACCAGATCGCCGGCGCGACCATCACGTCAAGAGCCGTGATCAATGCCCTCCACGACGCCTTGCGCTACTTCGATGAACACCGGCAACAATTGATCGGGGACGCGCCCCATGAATAAATCGCTGCAACACTCGCTGATGCTCCCTCCGCTAATCGGCGCGACCGGTTCGTGGCTGACGGCGCTGGGCCTCTGGGTGATGTTTGTCGTGATCATCCATGCCTACGGCGCAGGCATGGCGCTGCTGCGCCTCAGACTCGTCCCGACGGCACGGCTGATTGCCAGCACCCTGCTCGCGGCCACGCTGACCAGTTGCGCGCTCATGGCGGCGCAGGCCTGGTCAATTCAGTGGTATCAGCACGCAGGAATCTACACCGCATTGATCGCCTTGCAGTGTGTCGTGCTGGAGCACACAGGCTTTTTCCACAGCGCATGGCGTGATCGCCTGCGCCTGTGCGCCCTGTTTGGTGGATTGCTGCTGGGTTTGAGCGCATTGCGCGAGCTCATCGGCTACAGCGGGCTGCACCTGGCCACACTGGTGCCCGGCGGTTTCATCCTGCTGGGATTGCTGATTGCCGCCTGGCAAGCCTGGTCCCGCGCGACCCCTTCACATTGAACGCTTTCGAGGAAACTCACTGTCCATGAATGCTGCAAAACGCCTGGAAATTTTCCGCCGGTTGCATGAAGACAACCCGGAGCCGAAGACCGAGCTGGCCTATTCAACGCCGTTCGAATTGCTGATCTCGGTGATTCTCTCGGCACAATCGACCGATGTCGGCGTCAACAAGGCCACGGCCAAACTGTACCCGGTGGCCAATACTCCGGCAGCCATTCATGCGCTGGGCGTGGAAGGCCTGTCGGAGTACATCAAGACCATCGGCCTGTTCAACAGCAAGGCGAAAAACGTGATCGAGACCTGTCGCCTGCTGGTGGAGCGCCATGGCGGCGAAGTCCCGCAGACCCGCGAAGAGCTCGAAGCCCTGCCTGGCGTGGGCCGCAAGACCGCCAACGTGGTGCTCAACACGGCATTCCGCCAACTGGCCATGGCCGTGGACACGCACATTTTCCGCGTCAGCAACCGTACCGGCATTGCCCCCGGCAAGAATGTGGTGGAAGTGGAAAACAAGCTGATGAAGTTTGTGCCCCGGCAATACCTGCTCGACTCCCATCATTGGCTGATACTTCACGGACGTTACGTTTGCCTGGCGCGCAAGCCTCGCTGCGGCAGCTGCCGGATCGAGGACCTGTGCGAATACAAGCACAAGACATCGGACGATTGAAGCGCTATTGGTTTTATTGATTTACCGATTGAAAAAATCTTTTTTACCCGGCATGAGATTGTCGATATAAGGGGCGCCAAAGGCAGTCTAAGCCTGGAGTTAACCTTATGAGTACTGGTAAAGAGCAATTGGACGTAGAAGACGACTTCGCACCCGCTGAAGCCGACGAAGCGGAACCGGTGGTTGAAGTAGCGAAGACCAACCTGAGCAAACGCCGCACCATCGACAACCTGCTGGAGGAGCGCCGACTGCAAAAGCAATTGGCCGATTACGATTTTGATCTATGACATCTGAAAGCCTCCCTGAACGGAGGCTTTTTCATGTGCGAAGACTGCAAGCGCCTGCCTGGCAAACGCCCCTACCTGCCAGCAGCGTCACACCAATCCATTGCGTTGCGCCAACTCGATCAGGTCCACCAGGGAACGCGCATTGAGTTTCAACAATAAGCGAGTCTTGTAAGTACTCACGGTTTTATTGCTGAGAAACATGCCATCGGCAATTTCCTTGTTGGTCTTTCCCCTGGCCAACTGTTGCAACACCATCATTTCCCGCCCGGACAAACGATCCACCATATCGGCTTCACTGGCATTGCCCAGACTGGAGCGCACGGTATGCAATGCCTGATTGGGGAAATAACTGTAGCCGGACAACACGGCTTTTATCGCACTGAGTAATTCAGTGAGATCTTGCTGTTTGCAAACATACCCGGCCGCCCCCGACTGCATGCAACGCATCGAAAAATGTCCCGGTGCCTGGGAGGTCAATATCAGCACTTTCATCGGCAGGGCCGCCGATACCAGCCGTGCGATGACTTCCAGTCCATCCAGCTTCGGTATTCCTATATCCAGAATGACGATATCCGGCATATGTTCACGAGCCAGTTGCAATGCATCAACGCCGTTGTCCGTTTCGGCAATGACTTCATAGCCATG
This DNA window, taken from Pseudomonas sp. MYb118, encodes the following:
- a CDS encoding response regulator, with product MNKVLIVDDHPVIRLAVRMLMERHGYEVIAETDNGVDALQLAREHMPDIVILDIGIPKLDGLEVIARLVSAALPMKVLILTSQAPGHFSMRCMQSGAAGYVCKQQDLTELLSAIKAVLSGYSYFPNQALHTVRSSLGNASEADMVDRLSGREMMVLQQLARGKTNKEIADGMFLSNKTVSTYKTRLLLKLNARSLVDLIELAQRNGLV
- a CDS encoding PA3496 family putative envelope integrity protein; this translates as MSTGKEQLDVEDDFAPAEADEAEPVVEVAKTNLSKRRTIDNLLEERRLQKQLADYDFDL
- a CDS encoding RnfABCDGE type electron transport complex subunit G codes for the protein MNRATSVVIIAVLAMLGVGATYLVQQVSASRIAAEQRQIDSRNLLDLLPAERYDNQPLEHPLTLNDRVLSNSRLLGGYLATRAGQPSAVLLRSQTIGYVGSIDLLIAIDADGKLVGVKTLRQTETPGLGARIAEWPNAWLMSFAGKSRNEPADWALKQDQGSFDQIAGATITSRAVINALHDALRYFDEHRQQLIGDAPHE
- the nth gene encoding endonuclease III, with the translated sequence MNAAKRLEIFRRLHEDNPEPKTELAYSTPFELLISVILSAQSTDVGVNKATAKLYPVANTPAAIHALGVEGLSEYIKTIGLFNSKAKNVIETCRLLVERHGGEVPQTREELEALPGVGRKTANVVLNTAFRQLAMAVDTHIFRVSNRTGIAPGKNVVEVENKLMKFVPRQYLLDSHHWLILHGRYVCLARKPRCGSCRIEDLCEYKHKTSDD
- a CDS encoding Rnf-Nqr domain containing protein, with amino-acid sequence MNKSLQHSLMLPPLIGATGSWLTALGLWVMFVVIIHAYGAGMALLRLRLVPTARLIASTLLAATLTSCALMAAQAWSIQWYQHAGIYTALIALQCVVLEHTGFFHSAWRDRLRLCALFGGLLLGLSALRELIGYSGLHLATLVPGGFILLGLLIAAWQAWSRATPSH